One Ctenopharyngodon idella isolate HZGC_01 chromosome 3, HZGC01, whole genome shotgun sequence genomic window, GACGCAATTCTCTATCACAACTGGAATAAAGCATGCTATCATGGGATGACATCTATAATTAAAGAAGTACTTCACAGGGGAGCACATTTAAAGCAGCAAAAGACAAAATTTGCTGGTGCatctgacaaaaaataaaaagcacattGCAACATGGGCTTGGTAGATACCATACCTTTACTAAATACCCCACCTGCTCTTAAAAATACAGATACTAGAGGGCTGGAGAAATGGGGGAAGAGAAAGACAATAAGACTTCTCTCACCGTGGCCGTAGTTTATCCAAACTCTCATTAAAGTGGTTGTTGAGGAACAGATCCAAGGCCTCCATGCATTCATCAAGACAGACCTGTAAGGAAATCTGTCTGGAgctgatgacacacacacacacacacacacacacacacacacacacacaatgagtACATGCCATAGACTTCAATTGCTTTTCTATATAGCTAATTCGAATGACTACAGATTAGTAGTCAATATGGATGTTTTAATGACCAATATGatgaatttataatattatatagttTAATGATAGCAAAGAAACATTCAAACAACGTCTgatattatttaacacaatatttattaaagatgtacacaaaaatatttaaaaataaaatcattaagatCAATTATCAATTGACAAATCCTTAAAAATGAGCAATATCATACGAGTAGCCATGCGatagcgtgctgatatacagccatattgcacagctacaagtgtgatattgcgtttatacaacagttcaaaggcacgagtgtgtaaataaataagaaacaccAACGGactaaaaaccctcttttgtgaggaactacttccttccgccacggattcaaacctcaagttgacagtttaacagttgagcccaagatccgttactaattctaaaacgtcactttagaactagtaacgaaggtaCATTGAGTtgcttcattgaaactcattgtaatatgtaaagtattatgagagagagagagagagagagagagagagattgcctGAGCAAGTGTATTACCCGCATCTAGCtaatattcttcaggtcaatcctatattcataatcacaaaatcagtttgaatgtccgctgaggaatgtgatatctttgtctttgtccttttaaaatttaagaggatttcccatgacagtgctactcaatgcatttgtcagttgcgcttcgtaagatgttgtttaaagtgaaaacaacgtccttgtttcagtccatttcaatataaaagtctttgacTGACTCAGTGTTTGCCGTCATCTCATGgagtattaatgtaactttcactgaagtcgaaatcactaatggactctttctcaataccaaaaaatacagcatgttatttatataaaatattatttattgaacattataaaacggttagttcctgtccttgattctgattggtcaatagctgtgttttatgaccgcttcacccaacggttctgtgtatcactacacaacacccttagcaaccactcttagcaacgtaaactgtatgttctcaattgatattgttcattgaagcttactgtattatgcagaaaagtgttgtgagaaagagatcgagtgagagtttattacctgcattcaaatttagtattttccttcaggtcaatcctatgttcatattaaaaaatgtttaaatgtttatcttgtccttttaacagttaaggggttttcccatgactgacagcgctagtcaaagcatttgtcagctgcgtcttgttccgtgttcacaacaattcagtcttttcaatgtaaaagtcttcgctactgactgacacactcataaagacagtctttgccgccatctaatggcgtaataatgtaacttctgctgatgttcacagtcagggaccaTTTTTTCAGGCGGAAGGAATGCTTTTAGTGAAAATTTACCTCATAGTTTTTACCTCCGCTTCTTGTTGCgcctaacaatgcccttcagtcgtgacttattcacgatacagcacagcctcttgtaccttatgGCTTACgtaatattcaaattaaaaacaatagcaattataacattataagaagtaaaatagggaaaaaaaacaagcaaatagTTCAGTTAAACtcagctgttctctgcgggtacgctgatggcctggagctcgcatctccgaaagcatctaaacaaattttcaaataaccactgtttatatatgaatcgcatatctgaggtctaaacaactacattctcacctaaaaaactcGTCCACCACGACACTAgctgtgagaatgctgacagcGGAGCGGAGTGATTCAAACGGTGAAATGGTTCTCGAGGCGATATTCGAGAACCAGATTTGTGTAACTGTCATATATATAAATTTCCCAGAGTGAAGCTTCCGAAATGACATTTACTACTAAACACTAAGACACAACTCAGACCTGTCAACAGCGCCCTTTATAAATTATGAACGCTCCCTGATGCAGAGTTCTTCAGCACCTGACCACTTAAGATATATTTAGCAGGACTAATTAATGTCAACTGGTTGATCCTGTTTTTAGATGCTTATCAAGATTAAAGAGCAGACATAAATTCATAGAAATGCACTAGTGAGAAATATGGGTCTCCAGCACCTGTTGCATATGAAATGTATAAACCAATTAGCATGCATTTGCTTAAATCCACCTGCATCCTGTTAGAGATGCAAAAACATGGTGTAATGCAATTGCATGACTTTACAAGTCATTTAAAGGTATCTGTAACCTTTAACTCTCTCTCAGCCGCAATGACTCAtgtacaaatacacacatgcaccGCAGAATATGGCTCACACACTGTGTCACTAGTCAAGGTGTTTGATGTTTGCTCAGAGCACACATGCTGGGCTTGGACAGCCAGCGCCTTTGGATAAGAACACTGCACTGTGAACGAGTTTACTTTAACATTCTTGTGTGTAAATCCACCAGTGAACCTTTCTTAAGCATTATTTTCAGGGATAGTATTTCATCCTCTCACTGAGAACATGAGCTAAGCTCAAATTCTATTGCACAACGAGGAAGGAAGAGATGTGAAAATTTGAcatgaggagaaaaaaaactgcCAAAACTAAACGCAGATATACTGAATCAGCCATTTAGTGACTTCAGGAACCACAAGGCAGCAAGTTTTGAAATGTACAGCACTGACGCATTTCTTTAGTTTTAAAATCTCCATGTACAGAAAGAAACTCACTCATACTCACTTCTCTGTGACAGGTGCATTTTTCCCACTGGACATGatgtattttgtcttgtttgttGTCCTCTTCTAGGCCTTGTGGCCACACAAACACCTGTTTCGAGTGCTCAGGCTGCCTGTGAAGAGCTTTTTCTTTCAGATCCCCAGTGGAAATTCACTCTCACTGCGCGTGAAGATGCTGCATTGATGAGGAGTGTTTTAAAACTCGAGCTGTCAGGGAATATGGATCAGTGTTCGGATCAACAGCTCGATTGGCAGaagtgggtgtgtgtgtgatgtgagaACACAGACAGAGCTCTCGACTCCTCCTCGAGCTCTCCGCAGGTTCAACGGCAGGAGATCAGTGCGATTGTGCGAACGGGACAGAAGTTCGTAGCGCCATCTGGTGGTGGGGTGAAGCAGGTATTCACAATGCGACATGACGCACGAAACAATGCAAGGAATTGATATGGGTCAAAGACAATAAGTGTAATACAGCTTTGAGTCGTTGTTGCTGTTTTTCAGTACATCAGAATGGgtgctgttttatttgtttgggttttttttttttttttttttttctgagcaaaaattaaatatcatacatttttttctccatgATTTACACAAgactaaaatgtcattcagtgtaacaatcTTGTCAGgcatatttacaacaaaactcTATTTATGGATATTAAAGACTAATTACTTTTACCGCAAATGctaattacttgtaattttacatttttaaactttgccaCTAGTTTTGCTCATTTGTCAGCATTTTTTACTAatttaaaatgcagtaaaatttAGTATGCTCACTTATtcttttatatagcctattttaataCGTATAGGTCAGAATAAGTAGTTGTTTCAATTTTTACATAAGTATAAGTGTTGAATGACAATGGAACATTATTTCACAtacacattttgacattttattctcccaaaaCGTTTTTGAAACCTTAAAAGTAGACGTTTTACTTGCATGCATTTAATGAGCTTTCTATGTacataaaatcacttttgtaaattTCTATTGATGCAGACATCTAAATGTCTTTGACCCCacctctatatatatatatatatatatatatatatatatatatatatatatatatatatagtatctcacagaagtgagtgcacccctcacatttttgtaaatattttattatatcttttcacgtgacaacactgaagaaatgacactttgctacaatgtaaaatagtaagtgtacagcttgtataacagtgtaaatttgctgtcccctcaaaataactcagcacacagccattaatgtctaaaccactggccacaaaagtgagtacacccctaagtaaaaatgtccaaattgggcccaattagccattttctctccccggtgtcatgtgactcgttagtgttacaaggtctcaggtgtgaatggggagcaggtgtgttaaatttggtgttattactctcactctctcatactggtcactggaagttcaacatggcacctcatggcaaagaactctctgaggatctgaaaaaaagaattgttgctctacataaagatggcgtaggctataagaagattgccaagaccctgaaactgagctgcagcacggtggccaagaccatacagcagtttaacaggacaggttccactcagaacaggcctcgccatggtcgaccaaagaagttgagtgcatgtgctcagcgtcatatccagaggttgtgtttgggaaatagacctatgagtgctgccagcatcgctgcagaggttgaaagggtggggggtcagcctgtcagtgctcagaccatacgccgcacactgcatcaaattagtctgcatggctgtcgttccagaaggaagcctcttctaaagatgatgcacaagaaagcctgcaaacagtttgctgaagacaagcagactaaggacatggattactggaaccatgtcctgtggtctgatgagaccaagataaactaatttggttcagatggtgccaagtgtgtgtggcggcaaccaggtgaggagtacaaagacaagtgtgtcttgcctacagtcaagcatggtggtgggagtgtcgtggtctggggctgcatgagtgctgccggcactggggagctacagttcattgagggaaccatgaatgccaacatgtactgtgacatactgaagcagagcatgatcccctcccttcggggactgggccgcagggcagtattccaacatgataacgaccccaaacacacctccaagacgacaactgccttgctaaagaagctgagggtaaaggtgatggactgaccaagcatgtctccagacctaaatcCTATTgggcatctgtggggcatccttaaatggaaggtggaggagcgcaaggtctctaacatccaccagctccgtgatgttatcatggaggagtggaagaggactccagtggcaacctgtgaagctctggtgaactccatgcccaagagggttaaggcagtgctggaaaataatggtggccacacaaaatattaacactTTTGGCCCAATTTGGatattttcacttaggggtgtactcacttttgtggccagcggtttagacattaatggctgtgtgttgagttattttgaggggacagcaaatttacactgttatacaagctgtacacttactactttacattgtagcaaagtgtcatttcttcagtgttgtcacatgaaaagatataataaaatatttacaaaaatgtgaggggtgtactcatttctgtgagatactgtatatagacacacacacagccttTTTTCAAGATTTGCTCATAAATAGTTTATTGAATCCTTATATATTCTTTATATACGGATTATTCAATTCAGTTTGATGGAAATTTTACTATTAATTGGAATGCGTAAATCTAAAAAAAggcttaaattttttttagtgtgtgtgtatatatatatatatatatatatatatagtcatctcaatggcgaaacgtgtcccaatcacccttaATTCTGGAGAATtaagggtgattgggacacgtTTCgccatatatattataaaatatgtcatatatatatatatatatatatgtgtgtatatataaaaagacaaataaaaaaaggaaagaaaaaaaaaataagactaaGTATTAGAAGTTTCCTCCGGCATTTTCTTTATTCAGAGAACAATAACATTATACAATCATTTTTAAAGGACATTTATAGATACacaagtatttataaaaaaggaAACACGTGATAGGGTGTAAAAATAATTCCCAAATATTTTGTACACCCGATTTCAATCATTTAATCTTCACTACAAAGGttttatttaggcctatataaaaatGACCAacaataaaagtttatttaattaatacgTAGCCTAATATTTTCCTGAATATCTTTCAGCTCTTTATTACCTCCTCCAGCATCTTTACTTTAGTAGTTTGTTGTTTGACGTCTATCCACGCATTGAGCTGTCAGTCATTTTGCTGCATCTTAACTCTACAACACTAGAGGGCAGTAGAGTCCTATGAGACATGAAGCTGTTCTGCGCCAGGGGGCTTTCCGCCTTTAGAGGGCGATAGTAGTAGTAGAATCTAtcacatataataataaagctGTTCAGTTTGTTGCCTAGTCAGAAAACCAatacaagggtgagtaaattatgaccacaaaaaaataaaaaaaataaaataaaaataaacaaataaattaataaaaataaataaattaataatatgtgGGAGTTTGTAACTTTATTCATCAATTTCAACCCATGATTTGTTTACCCTCTAAAGTGAATTCATCATTTGAAAAATCATCTTGCTACTCTAAAAAgctacaaaatgttttttaaaatgtgatctAAAATGTTCACAACATATGATCATGTGATTTGTAATAATGACAGGCTGAATGTACATTAGTGGAGTTGGAGTGAACTGAAAGAAATGACAGATCACAAACAAGTCAAAATATTGcctttataattattttcaaaataaacattttacatgaatattttagatataatcCATTTTTTAAAGTCTATACACAGACTTTAAAGATAAAACATTGTGCTTTATTATGAACAGGCACATTTGAAATGGTTTGTAAAAAGTTTACAATAAATTACAATCagcaacatttgatagaaaacatttggcctttttttttttggtcattgcACATATAACGACAGTAGGAAAATCTTTCAGTGTGttcataattacaaaataatgcCATGGGTGTTATGCGATTAAACaaagcattttgtttttaaataagaaaacatTGCATaggcaaagtaaaaaaaaaaaaaaaaaaaaaaaaaaaaaaaaaaaatatatatatatatatatatatatgtaagcatTAAAACAGCTAAGATAGCTTATTTTAACACAACTATAGTAAAAATGGGATCTTTCAAAACTCTCAAATTTTAGGCTTAACTGTCTGAATTTACTTTACATTCATATCCACAAAGACTTGAAAAGTCAAACTGtttgatacatttgaaaatggttGAAGAAGTCACAGTGATCTTGTTTAGATAGATGATCCACTTCATCCTCAGTAACAGAGGAGTCATCAGAGAGATATTTAAGTTAAAGTGAGACATTAATCAACTTTAGACCCTATTTTACAATACAGGGTCATGGACACAATCATCGCCGCAAGCTGAAAATGAGaacagaaagagaaataaataccATTAGCATCACAAGACTTCATACacatcatatttatattttatcagtATTTATATTGTcagtcatttacatttatatttagtgTTACAGTCAGGTATATTAAGGTTGTGATTATTCTCCAAACAAAGGAAATAAATGCATTACCCATCAAAGACAACAGGGAATCAAAATTTACTACATTTATTTCCTTAATGACCACACCATTCCATTGTGCTACTTTTTAACTGCAAAAACGTCTGTGTGAACCGGCCCTAATAAATGTCTTTGGTCTTATTTAGTACATGATTCATTAGGCACATGTTACTATAAAGAAAatgatgtttgttttataatCTTTCATAGAAATGTGAATAAATTTCTCCACCTCTGAAttggacagattttttttttacacaaaactggattaaaattcaaaatatccatttttatttcCAATGCGATAACTGAAAATGAGGTAAAGTGACAGAAATGTAGAATactactgtatactgtatctaatactatttttaaacaaacagtAGGCTGCAATtgtgagttgtaaagtcagaattgcaaaatataaacttgcaattgcgagaaaaaaatctgaattgtgagatataaactcagaattacaagaaataagTTTAAACTCGggaattacgagaaaaaagtttgaattgtgagatataattcaAGATTACGAGAAAAAATGTTGAATCATGAGATATAAACTGAGgattacaagaaaaaatgttgaatcgagaaaaaagtttgaattgtgggatataaactcagaattatgagaaaaaaaatcagaattatgagaaaaaggtttgaattgtgagatataaactcgggattatgagaaaaaagtttgaattttgagatataaactcaggaTTACGAGAAAAAGGTATGAATTGTGTGACATTAACTCGGGATTAcgagaaaaaaatctgaattacaaaaaaaagatttgaattgtgagatataaactcgggattataagaaaaaaaaattgaattttgaaatataaactcagGATTACAAGAAAAAGGTTTGAATTGTGTGACATTAACTCGGGATTacgaaaaaaaagtttgaattgtgagatataaactcggaattacaagaaaaaaatcagaattacaagaaaaagatttgaattgtgagatataaactcaggattataagaaaaaaaattttttttttgaaatataaactcagGATTACGAGAGAAAGGTTTGAATTGTGCAACATTAACTCTGGATTACGAGAAAAAGGTctgaattacgagatataaactctggattttgagaaaaaagtctgaattgctagatataaacTCGGGATTActagaaaaaagtctgaattgctagatataaacTCGGGATTActagaaaaaagtctgaattgtgaaatataaactcaggattttgagaaaaaagtctgaattgcgagatataaactcgggaTTACtagaaaaaagttagaattttgagatataaactcaggattatgaggaaaaaaatcagGATTACGAGAAAAAGGTTTGAATTGTGCGACATTAACTTGggattacaagaaaaaagtttgAATTGTGCGATATAAACTCGGGATTACGAGAAAAAGGTTTGAATTGTGCGATATAAACTCAtgattatgagaaaaaagtatGAATTGTGCGATATATGCTCAGGATTataagaaaaaagtctgaattgtgcgatataaactcaggattatgagaaaaaaagtttgaattgtCAGATAAAAACTCGGATTTATGAGAAAAAAGTTTGAATCGTGCGATATAAACTCGggattacaagaaaaaagtttgAATTGTGCGATATATACTCAGgattatgagaaaaaagtctgaattgtgcgatataaactcaggattatgagaaaaaaagtttgaattgcgagatataaactcaggattatgagaaaaaaagtcacactagATTTCCTgacttttaaaatgattgacagaAATAGTGTCTGGTACCTCAAGAGCAGCGATGCCCAATGCTACAGCTATGATGATAACTGCATTCTCATCTACCCGCGTCTTCAGTTTTGGGAAACAACCTAATAtagtctgagagagagagaaaaaaagaaagatacaaaaatataaatgtcaaaGAGTGTGCAAATCTTGAGAATTGATTGGAGAccgtatataaataaatataaatactgtcCTCAAGCCTCACCGAATTCATAACTGTGGCCTCACTGCAGGGAGCTACAGTACAGCACTGAAATGGGTAATTCTTGGTTTCGTTCACAAAGTAAGAATTTGTGAAATCTGTATAGTTGTTGAATCCACAGCAATTCAGCTAAAGGAGAAGCAATGAGAGTTAGATTTAACTTCAGTCTAATTCAGCCAGAAGTTGGTATTACAGACAGAGGAGCTCGTTGGAAAAAAGATGTTAACATATAAATGGGCTAATTATTTTTGGGCAGGTGATGTTTTACACTGCTAAACACCCTGGTTTTATGAGAGAAAGTTTTATATTCCTTATGAAGCACGAGTCCTGATGTAACAAATACTCAATATTAAAAAggacaaattttatttttttttttatgtgagaGTGTCAAGATTCTGTATAATTTTGAGAATGTTTCTGTATTAAATCTGTATTCTCTTTTTATGAGCCAAAGTGTCACAAACCCCTGTCATAGTCGTGTTCCATAGTCCAGTAAGATCTGCGTTTTTCCCATATTCTTTTCTGATGCTTTTCACAACTTCATCTCCCAATTGCTTTATAAGGTTTTCTGCctgaaataaacaaacaaggAGGTTTGAGTGGTATGTGATTTTATAATTATGCCTTTTCCTTATATGTTTCTTAAGAAGGTTTGAGTATTTACTTCTGCATGGACAAAGTGGAAAATATTATGTGTAAAAACTTACCAGAGGCTTAAAGACCAGAAGCACAATCGCTCCAGCGACTTCAGCAATGAAGACTATCAAAATAATGATGAAGAactgaggagagagagagattgagaggcaaattgaatgaatgaacacaTATGAAAGTAAGTCCACTGCAGTATACGGTGagctttttttatattaataaaatcatactttcattcagcaattCAAAAGACacattaattgatcaaaagtgacagtaaaaggcatttataatgtttcaaaaaaaaaaaaaaaatccatttcaaattaatgctgttcttttgaactttctattaatcaaaaaaaaaaaaaaaaaaaatcctgatttttttttttttaatcactgtttcaacaaaaagcagcacaactgttttcaacattgataataataagaaatgaatgaattataatgatttctgaaggatcatgtgacactgaagactggactaatatattataatatatattatatcttatattagatataataatagatatataaattatatgtataaaGACCTGCCAGATATTGAGGATTTTTCCAGGTAACTACAATAACTCTCCTCTGAGAGGCTGATTATGTAGCAGTTGGAGTCGTGTGTTGTTCCAGTGtagtgagaaatcgagtccccccagaaatcgggtctcctttaggacccaggcgTAGACCCAGTTGTTATCAtgatgtcttgactaattataatCTTACTTATAatttcactattgtatgatgtttattacattaagtgcacaaacaacatgcttgaaatataaaatgaatgcctatgtattgcataataaaacaaactggaaacagatattggaagcaaaaaacatacctaatatataagttaagctagcaggctaattgGGTATaggtatgctatgctagtaaaTAAGATAACTAAAAAACACTAAGaatgagaaatgcttgatttcacaacctatagctccagttatatactagtatatgaaccatataatttaaaaacattaatggtcattataatgcattttaaacaatataaatcataacgtgattttgcaggaattataatcaggtGCTAAAAATACATCCCATTAAAAGTcagttgaaccaatgggatcactctGTGTcttaaaggagacccgatttcttggggggactcgatttcccACCACACCGGCCTGCAGTGACGTACCAGCAGCAGCATACACCTGCTCTCTCTGACCGCTCCACAGCAGCCCAGGAAGCCCAGGATGACCAGCACAGCGCCCACCGCGATCAGGAGGTATCCCACGTTCAAGACCTGTCCCAGCTGAAGTGAAGCTCCTGGTATATTCTGCAGAAAACCCAGGATAGATCCACTGTCCACCTTCACCCAGATCCCCACACCTAGAATAGCTGCTCCTGCCAGCTAcatcaacaaaaaaacacagacattttgatatttgaaTTGGAAACTgttacacattttgttttacaCATCATATCATCATACAGAGGCCCTAAAATgtcttaaagtcagcatgaaatcaaaatgaacaattctTCTTTTTTATGGTAAATTgcagtattataaatgatttatctgtgcacatcattatttttaaaaacattcatgtaccatcataatttttaatcaacatAACTTCCCCTCCTTCTTGCAGCTCATCTCTTCTcttgatgacgtgtttactggcacgagggcggggcaacctgtcactcacatgagactGACTAATAGCAAACCACGACCATTCAATTAATTTcacatggacaaaatcaagctccGCCCAAAGCGTTTTTGTTTGAGAAGTCGTTTCACTCATatatatccaccttattcctacgtcTCATGGTGCTTTGCGcaaattatgggtgtaacttccgttaagctgtaaacagttagtgaaaggctcgctctatgaatgcaataatatgttttttgactgaaaagagctcttgccatagatattcttgttataacgttacgttaaaataccaagcgttacgttattctcatgatatctgaaaataaaacatgaaggaaaattgaaagctcattcagtcaaactgacggataagctttatttgtagggcaaccttatgattcgAAACGATTcgtttttaaatggaagttccccaaaccagAAGTGAAACCCATAATTCGAAAaccagtaggctagtcaggaataaggtggatatgccacaaaaaaaatgtttattaaaatgtttatgataattagtttatccacaaggtggcaacgtGCCCTGGGgacgtcgattcacaaggtacaTACAAACTGCataacccccccccccaaaatcGGGTCTCCATTAGGACCCCACGCGATCCCATTGGTTCTCTTTAGCGCATGATTACAATtcctacaaaatcatgttatgataaatgctgtttcaactacattataatgaccatttatgtctgtattagttagcttatgtactagcatagcatataCAGATACCGATTAGTCTGATAGCTTAGTTTATACACGCATTTGCACTACCCTACATGTATTCACAatcatctttaatgtaattatgtgttaaattaaatgttaaatgtccaaatatttcagttatgaat contains:
- the tspan34b gene encoding tetraspanin 35; this translates as MGCFGFLKTMMFIFNGIIFLAGAAILGVGIWVKVDSGSILGFLQNIPGASLQLGQVLNVGYLLIAVGAVLVILGFLGCCGAVRESRCMLLLFFIIILIVFIAEVAGAIVLLVFKPLAENLIKQLGDEVVKSIRKEYGKNADLTGLWNTTMTGLNCCGFNNYTDFTNSYFVNETKNYPFQCCTVAPCSEATVMNSTILGCFPKLKTRVDENAVIIIAVALGIAALELAAMIVSMTLYCKIGSKVD